The proteins below come from a single Dinghuibacter silviterrae genomic window:
- a CDS encoding NAD(P)/FAD-dependent oxidoreductase, giving the protein MRKIAIIIGAGPAGLTAAYELLTRSGILPVILEMSGDMGGISKTVNYKGNRIDFGGHRFFSKSDRVMEWWLNIMPMEDDGNTEISYHGQKRPVNQQKEITSDADPNKVMLLRRRISRIYFLRRFFRYPMQLSLDTLRKLGMWRTVMILLSYLKAWLFPRRPERNLEDFFINRFGKTLYQLFFRDYTEKVWGVSCRKIPPEWGAQRIKGVSVSKAVAHALRSITGKNGKGIAQKGTETSLIERFLYPKWGPGQLWEEVARLIVEKGGVIHTYKQVDRIFGADGLVQAVETIDPRDGKREFFEGDYFFSTMPIKNLVAGMDGLAPAEVREVAQGLKYRDFITVGVLLQKMAVQNPLKDTWIYIQEPGMRVGRIQLFHNWSPFMVKDPGTIWLGMEYFCTTGNDLWSLKDEELLELAMRELGQMGLANSEDVLDGCVLRMEKTYPAYFGTYDQFPVLRSFLDGWENLFPIGRNGMHKYNNSDHSMLTAMVSVDNIVAGVTDKTNIWAVNTEQEYHEEVKEKEKGATAPEAVTGAVVEDSGGFGAFVFRQNRKVVWWSAIILLLEFIFFKTLYPFANFIFDSHIYIDSAERGLAINVWPTGYSKFLSLIHFFSHSDMVLVFVQYLLLEATALYLYFTILYFLQPGRWSKSIILFFILCNPAFLSISNYVLSDALFLSLSLVWFAQLIWLIYRPKWATIIFNAVILLLLFTIRYQALYYPLITIVVMWICRMPIRVRLAGIFFTVLLLGLFINSQMRAYKAISGKAQFSAFSGWQLASNAMLMYRHLPGEPDDEMPGKFKPLHRLVVSTLDSFNRTIYRPDSAAQIFYLWDKGSPLIKYFRAGFRLNQNPNSFFTSWAAIAPLYQEYGLYLIKKHPAAYLQYFVGQNLIWYAEPATEFLGVYDHGTDSVSELEQRWFGYESKQIQSSSNRILYIDDIYPALSAIIKMAFIVGAIGFLFFGGIKQSPATYRLLLMIVGLFWTLDLGFSLLASPVVLRYQLFQLSVEVIFGTMFLEYIFRLEDKKVARLETGKGGIILQQG; this is encoded by the coding sequence ATGCGGAAGATAGCAATCATAATCGGCGCCGGACCTGCCGGCCTGACAGCAGCCTATGAATTATTGACCCGTTCGGGCATTCTTCCGGTAATCCTGGAGATGTCCGGGGATATGGGAGGCATTTCAAAGACGGTAAATTATAAAGGAAACCGGATCGATTTCGGCGGTCACCGGTTCTTTTCGAAATCAGACCGGGTGATGGAGTGGTGGCTGAATATCATGCCCATGGAAGATGATGGTAATACGGAAATTTCTTATCATGGTCAAAAGCGGCCGGTAAACCAACAAAAAGAAATTACCTCGGACGCAGACCCCAATAAAGTTATGTTATTAAGGCGTCGGATCTCAAGGATCTATTTTCTGAGGCGGTTCTTTCGTTATCCGATGCAGCTTAGCCTAGATACCCTGCGAAAGCTGGGCATGTGGCGGACAGTGATGATCCTACTGTCCTACCTAAAAGCCTGGCTGTTCCCCCGGCGGCCGGAAAGAAATCTGGAGGATTTTTTTATCAATCGATTTGGCAAGACACTATATCAGCTTTTCTTCCGTGATTACACGGAAAAGGTTTGGGGCGTATCCTGTCGAAAGATCCCCCCGGAATGGGGGGCTCAACGGATCAAAGGGGTTTCGGTGAGTAAGGCGGTAGCCCATGCGCTTCGCTCGATCACTGGGAAGAACGGCAAAGGGATCGCGCAAAAGGGAACCGAGACAAGCTTGATTGAGCGATTTTTATATCCGAAGTGGGGTCCGGGGCAGCTGTGGGAGGAGGTGGCAAGGCTAATAGTCGAAAAAGGCGGCGTGATTCACACCTATAAGCAAGTAGACCGGATCTTCGGGGCGGATGGCCTGGTGCAGGCGGTGGAGACGATTGACCCACGGGACGGTAAACGGGAGTTTTTTGAAGGAGACTATTTCTTCTCGACGATGCCTATCAAGAACCTTGTGGCGGGAATGGATGGGCTGGCACCCGCGGAAGTGAGAGAGGTGGCTCAGGGGTTGAAATATCGGGATTTTATTACGGTGGGGGTGTTATTGCAAAAGATGGCTGTCCAAAATCCGTTGAAAGACACTTGGATATATATTCAAGAACCAGGGATGCGGGTAGGGAGAATCCAGCTATTTCATAACTGGAGCCCCTTCATGGTAAAAGACCCAGGGACAATATGGCTAGGGATGGAGTATTTCTGTACTACGGGCAATGACTTGTGGTCCCTCAAGGATGAGGAGCTATTGGAGCTGGCGATGCGGGAGCTGGGACAGATGGGTTTGGCAAATAGTGAAGACGTATTGGACGGCTGTGTATTGAGAATGGAGAAAACCTACCCTGCGTATTTTGGCACATACGATCAATTTCCAGTATTGCGATCCTTCCTGGATGGATGGGAGAACCTGTTCCCGATTGGACGTAACGGAATGCATAAATATAACAATTCCGATCATTCCATGTTGACCGCGATGGTCTCGGTGGACAATATCGTAGCTGGAGTGACAGATAAGACAAATATTTGGGCGGTGAATACGGAGCAAGAATACCATGAAGAAGTAAAGGAAAAGGAAAAAGGAGCGACGGCACCGGAGGCTGTCACAGGGGCTGTCGTAGAAGACAGTGGTGGATTTGGGGCGTTTGTATTTCGGCAGAACCGAAAGGTGGTTTGGTGGAGTGCCATTATATTATTATTAGAGTTCATATTCTTCAAGACCCTCTACCCTTTTGCAAATTTTATATTTGACTCGCATATCTATATTGACAGCGCCGAAAGAGGGCTTGCAATTAACGTTTGGCCGACGGGCTATTCCAAGTTTCTTTCACTGATACATTTCTTTAGTCATTCAGACATGGTCCTGGTCTTCGTTCAATATCTCCTATTGGAAGCTACAGCCCTTTATCTTTATTTTACGATCTTATACTTCCTACAGCCAGGAAGGTGGAGTAAATCAATTATCCTTTTCTTTATTCTATGTAACCCGGCATTTCTGAGTATTAGCAATTATGTGTTAAGTGACGCGCTATTTCTGTCGCTAAGCCTGGTCTGGTTCGCGCAGTTGATCTGGCTGATCTATCGACCAAAGTGGGCGACAATCATATTCAACGCCGTCATCTTACTTCTACTGTTCACAATCCGTTACCAGGCGTTATATTATCCACTGATAACAATAGTGGTGATGTGGATTTGCCGGATGCCTATCCGGGTTCGGCTGGCAGGAATATTCTTCACCGTTTTATTACTTGGTCTATTTATAAACAGTCAGATGAGGGCATACAAGGCCATTTCAGGTAAGGCACAATTCTCAGCCTTTAGCGGCTGGCAACTGGCCAGCAATGCCATGCTAATGTACCGGCATCTGCCGGGTGAGCCAGACGACGAAATGCCCGGAAAGTTTAAGCCTTTGCATCGGTTGGTTGTTAGCACACTGGATTCATTCAACAGGACGATCTACAGGCCGGATTCCGCCGCGCAGATCTTCTACCTATGGGATAAAGGCAGCCCTCTGATCAAATATTTTCGGGCGGGATTTAGACTGAATCAGAATCCCAACTCCTTTTTCACATCCTGGGCTGCCATTGCTCCGTTGTACCAGGAATACGGGCTATACCTGATCAAAAAGCATCCTGCGGCGTACCTGCAATATTTTGTCGGCCAAAATTTAATATGGTATGCCGAGCCAGCTACAGAGTTCTTGGGGGTTTATGATCACGGTACTGATTCGGTGAGCGAATTAGAGCAACGCTGGTTCGGGTATGAATCAAAACAGATACAATCTTCGTCCAACCGGATATTGTATATAGACGACATCTATCCTGCACTTTCGGCAATTATTAAAATGGCCTTTATTGTAGGGGCGATCGGCTTTTTGTTCTTTGGCGGCATAAAGCAAAGCCCGGCGACTTATAGGCTATTGTTAATGATCGTCGGGTTATTCTGGACGCTTGACCTTGGTTTTAGTCTACTGGCATCACCGGTCGTACTGAGATATCAATTGTTTCAACTATCTGTCGAGGTCATTTTCGGAACTATGTTCCTGGAATATATCTTTCGATTGGAAGACAAAAAAGTAGCGAGGCTAGAAACTGGGAAAGGTGGCATCATCTTGCAGCAGGGGTAA
- a CDS encoding helix-turn-helix domain-containing protein yields the protein MRRNMGHEGRLVTRARLLMRYSQSDLAAQLNYTPAHLREIESKFLLPSETESRISKSLKCTSDLFLGPALSESMLGRRGKDVFNSSYYRYHQGHKLLCAISETGIPMPKLGDKIMMSEGLVMKYCRSNKIPPRELDRILAGLKWTRYQMDMIETGFYHDLVGTGEKPIGPRVFQAIKGQCITFYDMDKMMGYERGFIGRLVQNESLPLCLVIYLSRLLGMEVLELIG from the coding sequence ATGCGTAGAAATATGGGACATGAGGGCCGGTTGGTTACCCGGGCACGTCTTTTAATGCGTTATTCCCAAAGTGACTTGGCCGCCCAATTAAATTATACACCTGCCCATTTGCGGGAAATTGAATCCAAATTTTTGTTGCCTTCTGAAACAGAGAGCCGCATATCGAAATCCTTGAAATGTACATCGGACTTGTTTTTGGGCCCAGCGTTGAGTGAGTCGATGCTTGGAAGACGAGGCAAGGACGTATTCAACTCATCATATTATCGCTATCATCAGGGGCACAAGCTACTCTGCGCTATTTCGGAGACGGGCATTCCTATGCCCAAACTTGGAGACAAAATTATGATGTCAGAAGGGTTAGTTATGAAGTATTGCCGCAGTAATAAGATTCCGCCTCGGGAATTAGATCGAATTTTAGCTGGGCTAAAATGGACGCGCTACCAAATGGACATGATTGAGACAGGGTTTTATCATGACCTTGTCGGTACGGGAGAAAAACCAATTGGCCCGCGGGTTTTCCAGGCAATAAAAGGTCAATGCATAACCTTCTATGACATGGACAAAATGATGGGTTATGAAAGGGGATTTATTGGTAGGCTTGTACAGAACGAATCATTGCCGTTATGCCTGGTGATTTACCTTTCGCGATTATTGGGTATGGAAGTTTTGGAGCTGATAGGTTAA
- a CDS encoding thioredoxin fold domain-containing protein, which produces MSSRNIPNGEPVMIIYFSPDCDHCQQLTDSLLANVRSFATTRIYFITIDPFDRLRVFNSHYHIFKYPNIVLGRDYEYSFVNELKPTGTPWVFIYNSHKDLKAIYPSITNVHNLINTIKSI; this is translated from the coding sequence ATGAGTTCCCGAAACATTCCGAACGGTGAGCCAGTCATGATCATATATTTTAGCCCGGATTGTGATCATTGCCAGCAATTAACCGATAGCCTGTTGGCTAATGTCCGGTCGTTTGCTACGACGAGAATATATTTTATCACGATCGACCCCTTCGACAGACTTAGAGTATTCAATTCGCACTACCACATTTTCAAATATCCAAATATTGTCCTTGGAAGAGACTATGAATACTCCTTCGTGAACGAATTGAAGCCAACGGGAACACCATGGGTTTTCATCTATAACTCTCACAAAGATCTTAAAGCAATCTATCCGAGCATCACAAATGTCCACAATCTGATCAATACTATTAAGTCTATTTAA
- a CDS encoding DUF7793 family protein, giving the protein MKYMKKRETEFFTLIPKDGYVFAEWNKGHRFVDLEDVEREVDGRVEWQGEESLDYVIRFPNPFKFSSKASHYLKSAEGRRGIKRCAILADNLFWFAALKFAFWVSQDDFPITVVRSEEEAVEWFKLNPVALSFN; this is encoded by the coding sequence ATGAAATATATGAAAAAAAGGGAAACTGAGTTCTTCACCTTAATACCCAAGGATGGGTATGTTTTTGCGGAGTGGAATAAAGGACATCGATTTGTGGATTTAGAGGATGTTGAGAGGGAAGTGGACGGACGGGTTGAATGGCAAGGTGAAGAGTCGCTTGACTACGTTATTCGTTTTCCAAACCCATTTAAATTTTCTAGTAAGGCATCACACTATCTTAAGAGTGCCGAGGGGAGAAGAGGAATTAAACGATGTGCGATTCTTGCTGATAACCTCTTTTGGTTCGCAGCTCTAAAATTCGCTTTCTGGGTTTCGCAAGATGATTTTCCTATCACTGTTGTCCGGAGTGAAGAGGAGGCGGTCGAATGGTTTAAACTTAACCCAGTCGCCCTATCTTTCAATTAG
- a CDS encoding MauE/DoxX family redox-associated membrane protein, whose product MKRETILTIITFLFGLLFLYTGGIKLLTYKSFVWDLGRDPYIGTGIANVVGVALPVIEIVVGTMVLVDRTRKWGLWFSLLLMTVFTIYVRWMINDPTRHCTCGGVIRAMTWRQHFWFNMGFAILAAVGVWLVSSKSKYSWNAGRFSREKKYDTA is encoded by the coding sequence ATGAAGCGCGAAACCATCTTAACAATCATCACTTTTCTATTCGGTCTGTTATTTCTATATACCGGCGGGATCAAGCTGTTGACTTATAAATCTTTTGTCTGGGACCTGGGTCGGGACCCATATATAGGAACGGGTATAGCCAACGTGGTCGGTGTAGCGCTTCCTGTAATTGAGATTGTCGTTGGTACCATGGTCCTGGTCGACCGAACAAGGAAGTGGGGGCTATGGTTCTCGCTGCTGCTTATGACCGTGTTCACCATTTATGTTCGTTGGATGATTAACGATCCGACAAGGCACTGTACTTGCGGCGGTGTGATTCGTGCCATGACGTGGAGACAGCATTTTTGGTTCAATATGGGATTTGCCATTCTGGCTGCGGTTGGTGTTTGGTTGGTCTCATCGAAATCCAAATATTCTTGGAATGCAGGCCGATTTTCACGTGAGAAGAAATATGACACGGCATGA
- the mobC gene encoding conjugal transfer protein MobC: protein MNTGENAEALRKITDLTRRCSMVLLFLHFYVYCYGAFIAWRLTYPIVEKVLITLIRTGLFTHFYTSKLSALGLLLVSLIGYRGRKDENLKLFRALCLLSVGLVMYGCSAWLLLLPSPVTVLAGLYMAVTILGYLLVLNGGALLSRLLRQRLAGDIFNRLQETFPQEERLLENEFSINLPARYNLKGKIRRSWINIINPFRGILVAGTPGSGKSYFVIRHIITQHIQKGFSMFIYDFKFDDLSIIAYNTFLKYKHLYPVEPKFYIINFDDLSLSHRCNPLYPDSMTDITDATESSRTIMLGLNREWIRKTGDFFVESPINFVTSIIWFLRKYKDGKYCTLPHVIELMQINYDQLFPVLRASLDPAIDVLVNPFLTAYVNGAMEQLEGQIASAKITMARLASPQLYWVLSGNDFTLDINNPQEPKIVCMGNNPQKVQVYGAVLSLYISRMIKLVNRKGQQKSSLVFDEFPTIYFNSIDGLIATARSNRVSTCLGVQDFSQLRKDYGREQAEVIANIVGNILSGQVVGDTAKTLSERFGRIMQDRESLSINASDTSISKSKQLEAAIPASRISNLSSGEFVGAVADDPQQKIDQKVFHNEIINDHAALKAEQDNYKLVPKVGDVAKVEIDDNYLRIKEEIIGLVDSEMERIYDTPELAHLLVSKEE, encoded by the coding sequence ATGAATACAGGAGAGAATGCCGAGGCTTTACGGAAGATTACGGACCTGACAAGGAGGTGCAGTATGGTACTGCTTTTCCTACATTTTTATGTGTACTGCTATGGTGCATTCATCGCTTGGCGTTTGACTTACCCGATTGTAGAAAAAGTGCTGATAACACTGATAAGGACGGGGCTTTTCACACACTTTTATACCTCCAAACTGTCAGCACTGGGGCTGCTTTTGGTATCTCTGATCGGTTATCGGGGCAGGAAAGACGAAAATCTGAAGCTGTTCCGGGCTCTATGCCTACTATCGGTGGGATTAGTAATGTACGGGTGCAGCGCCTGGTTACTGTTGCTTCCGTCCCCCGTAACCGTATTGGCAGGCTTATATATGGCGGTTACCATTCTTGGCTATCTGCTAGTGCTCAACGGCGGTGCACTTCTTTCCCGTTTGCTGCGGCAGCGCCTAGCTGGGGACATCTTTAACAGGCTGCAGGAGACTTTTCCGCAAGAGGAAAGGTTGTTGGAGAACGAGTTTAGTATCAACCTGCCAGCTCGTTACAACTTAAAGGGGAAAATTCGCAGGTCCTGGATAAATATCATTAACCCCTTCCGGGGAATATTGGTTGCCGGCACCCCTGGGTCCGGAAAAAGTTACTTCGTTATACGGCATATTATTACGCAGCATATTCAGAAGGGTTTTAGCATGTTTATCTACGACTTCAAATTCGACGATCTATCTATCATCGCCTACAATACCTTTCTGAAGTACAAGCATCTCTATCCTGTTGAACCAAAGTTTTATATCATCAACTTCGACGATTTGTCGCTCAGTCATCGTTGCAATCCCCTATACCCGGATAGCATGACCGATATCACGGATGCCACCGAGTCCAGCCGCACAATCATGCTTGGCCTCAACCGGGAATGGATCCGTAAAACTGGAGATTTTTTCGTAGAGAGCCCTATAAATTTCGTGACATCCATTATATGGTTTCTCAGAAAATATAAAGATGGGAAATATTGTACCCTGCCACATGTCATTGAGCTAATGCAGATAAATTACGATCAGCTTTTTCCTGTGCTTCGAGCCAGCCTTGACCCTGCTATCGATGTGCTAGTAAACCCCTTCCTGACGGCCTATGTCAATGGGGCTATGGAGCAATTAGAGGGGCAGATCGCATCAGCCAAGATAACAATGGCTCGTCTGGCGTCTCCACAATTGTATTGGGTTTTGAGCGGCAATGATTTCACCCTGGATATAAATAATCCGCAAGAGCCTAAAATAGTATGCATGGGCAACAACCCTCAAAAGGTGCAGGTCTATGGCGCTGTATTGTCGCTATATATATCCCGGATGATAAAATTGGTCAACAGAAAGGGGCAGCAGAAGTCCAGTCTTGTCTTCGATGAGTTTCCGACGATCTATTTCAATTCAATAGATGGCCTGATAGCCACAGCCCGAAGCAACCGCGTATCTACTTGCCTGGGAGTGCAGGATTTCTCGCAGCTGCGCAAGGACTATGGAAGGGAGCAGGCCGAGGTTATTGCTAATATTGTAGGTAATATCCTTAGCGGACAGGTAGTCGGGGACACGGCTAAAACATTATCGGAACGGTTCGGGCGCATCATGCAGGACAGAGAAAGTCTTTCGATAAACGCCTCGGATACCTCTATCAGTAAATCAAAGCAGTTAGAGGCGGCTATACCCGCCTCACGAATAAGCAACCTTAGCTCTGGCGAGTTTGTGGGCGCAGTGGCCGACGACCCTCAGCAAAAGATTGACCAGAAGGTATTTCACAATGAAATTATCAACGATCATGCCGCCCTGAAAGCGGAGCAGGATAATTATAAACTTGTTCCGAAAGTCGGGGATGTAGCGAAGGTGGAGATTGATGATAACTACCTGCGGATAAAAGAGGAGATCATTGGCCTGGTAGATTCGGAAATGGAGCGTATTTATGATACCCCGGAACTGGCACACCTACTGGTTAGCAAAGAGGAATAA
- a CDS encoding sigma-70 family RNA polymerase sigma factor translates to MQKRCFDEVLLEALRSDKTSVTAFKVIFHIHHSQVVANAKFRCYDNEMALQIAQDVFVELWHDRKKNFAPELLPLAPDVFKELWTEKRKEDPPILILYFIRGIDIAFRRRLAA, encoded by the coding sequence ATGCAAAAACGATGCTTTGATGAGGTACTGCTGGAAGCACTGAGATCGGATAAAACCAGTGTGACAGCCTTTAAAGTCATTTTTCACATCCACCATAGCCAGGTGGTTGCAAACGCAAAGTTTCGCTGTTATGATAACGAAATGGCATTACAAATTGCGCAGGATGTATTTGTAGAACTCTGGCATGATCGAAAGAAAAATTTTGCGCCCGAATTGTTGCCTCTTGCGCCTGATGTCTTTAAAGAATTGTGGACGGAAAAGAGAAAAGAGGATCCCCCAATTTTGATATTATATTTTATTAGGGGAATTGACATTGCCTTCAGGCGTAGGCTCGCGGCATAG